From a single Kitasatospora sp. NBC_00458 genomic region:
- a CDS encoding DUF6271 family protein translates to MQRVCLALPTMRSCPGTIVDLAEEAAYAVENFGVEVHILILDSTDRTDAPGFAKNADAVASLAPAPGVFVHHLGEAQQRVFLRRAAERSGAPDPELLLDLMLPQDVAYGSCVNRVFLGAAALHCTSAHLRNDDADFQVLGGQKVFPIHHELLSIGKPAGEAVAGVTRSELDPADADKPVMLVSGSFTGELNVDIGEIRELDPDVYRDVVRLWTPPVWPDEDRDAMVDVSFKGTGTEPFTADDSVLGVPDIWDVFMCNVALDHRAYEVLPLLPSLRTLGCDYVLLHALVHSRMPGVVHNRHIVNYYTPERRTGDGFVSYQMGFVKLLLSMLYLYPVYGGMIDLGRGLLDERHGLKIEPIIELARASVDWDRAGNEHCLDVLDRSYRKLGGKYADLADAVAGRREQLLDEAREDAERWVVLMEAWAGMAAAARAEGLHPVVDGAAG, encoded by the coding sequence ATGCAACGAGTCTGCCTCGCCCTGCCCACCATGCGTTCCTGCCCCGGCACCATCGTGGACCTCGCCGAGGAGGCGGCCTACGCCGTCGAGAACTTCGGGGTCGAGGTGCACATCCTCATCCTCGACAGCACCGACCGGACCGACGCCCCCGGATTCGCGAAGAACGCGGACGCCGTGGCCTCGCTGGCCCCCGCTCCGGGCGTGTTCGTGCACCACCTCGGCGAGGCGCAGCAGCGGGTGTTCCTGCGCCGGGCGGCCGAGCGGTCCGGCGCCCCCGACCCCGAGCTGCTGCTCGACCTGATGCTCCCGCAGGACGTCGCGTACGGTTCCTGCGTCAACCGGGTCTTCCTGGGCGCGGCCGCCCTGCACTGCACCTCGGCGCACCTGCGCAACGACGACGCCGACTTCCAGGTCCTCGGCGGGCAGAAGGTCTTCCCGATCCACCACGAGCTGCTCTCGATCGGCAAGCCGGCCGGCGAGGCGGTGGCCGGTGTGACCCGCTCGGAGCTCGACCCGGCCGACGCGGACAAGCCGGTGATGCTGGTCAGCGGCTCCTTCACCGGTGAACTCAACGTGGACATCGGCGAGATCCGCGAGCTGGACCCGGACGTCTACCGCGACGTGGTGCGCCTGTGGACCCCGCCGGTGTGGCCGGACGAGGACCGGGACGCGATGGTGGACGTCTCCTTCAAGGGCACCGGCACCGAGCCGTTCACCGCCGACGACTCCGTCCTCGGCGTGCCCGACATCTGGGACGTCTTCATGTGCAACGTCGCCCTGGACCACCGGGCCTACGAGGTGCTGCCGCTGCTGCCCTCGCTCAGGACCCTCGGCTGCGACTACGTCCTGCTGCACGCCCTGGTGCACTCCCGGATGCCCGGCGTCGTCCACAACCGCCACATCGTCAACTACTACACGCCCGAGCGCCGCACCGGCGACGGCTTCGTCTCCTACCAGATGGGGTTCGTCAAGCTCCTGCTCTCGATGCTGTACCTCTACCCGGTCTACGGCGGGATGATCGACCTCGGCCGCGGGCTGCTGGACGAACGGCACGGGCTGAAGATCGAGCCGATCATCGAGCTGGCGCGGGCGAGCGTCGACTGGGACCGGGCCGGGAACGAGCACTGCCTGGACGTCCTGGACCGCTCCTACCGCAAGCTGGGCGGCAAGTACGCCGACCTCGCGGACGCGGTGGCCGGGCGGCGGGAGCAGCTCCTGGACGAGGCCCGGGAGGACGCCGAGCGCTGGGTGGTGCTGATGGAGGCCTGGGCGGGCATGGCGGCCGCGGCCCGCGCCGAGGGCCTGCACCCCGTCGTGGACGGGGCGGCCGGGTGA
- a CDS encoding GNAT family N-acetyltransferase, translating to MSDEFLIRQLTDGDWDAVVALEHDAYAADGLSEGREALQSRALGSPETCFVLEQDGTVRGYLLSLPYPPLRCPDLARAEDAAFESDNLHVHDLVIAEDLRGRKVALEFMRYFRARAEEMGFERISMVAVRGADILLRIIGYRSHREVAVPASYGRRAVYMSMPVH from the coding sequence GTGAGCGACGAGTTCCTCATCCGGCAGCTGACCGACGGCGACTGGGACGCCGTGGTCGCGCTGGAGCACGACGCCTACGCGGCCGACGGCCTGTCGGAGGGCCGGGAGGCCCTGCAGTCCCGCGCCCTCGGCTCGCCGGAGACCTGCTTCGTGCTGGAGCAGGACGGCACGGTCCGCGGCTACCTGCTGAGCCTGCCGTACCCGCCGCTGCGCTGCCCGGACCTCGCCCGGGCCGAGGACGCCGCGTTCGAGTCGGACAACCTGCACGTGCACGACCTGGTGATCGCCGAGGACCTGCGCGGCCGGAAGGTCGCGCTGGAGTTCATGCGGTACTTCCGGGCGCGGGCCGAGGAGATGGGCTTCGAGCGGATCTCGATGGTCGCGGTGCGCGGGGCGGACATCCTGCTGCGGATCATCGGCTACCGCTCGCACCGGGAGGTGGCCGTCCCCGCGTCCTACGGGCGGCGCGCGGTCTACATGTCGATGCCGGTGCACTGA